The Pyxidicoccus sp. MSG2 DNA segment CTCCTCGCGTTCCTGGAGCGACTGGCTCCCGGGACGGAGGTGGTGCTGTCACTGGAGGATGCGCGGGCGCTCGGGCCGGTGCCGGGCTGGGGCGAGGAGGTGGCGGTGGTCCACGTCCAGCACGACCCACCACCGACGCCGCCCGTCATCCGGGGCACGGCGCGAGTGCTCGAAGCGGACGAGCCGCTGAACCTGGGCCACCTACCGGATGACCTCGCCCGGGAGCTCACGCACGCGCGCGCTTCCTCGCCGCTCGGGGTCGCCTTCACGGAGGAGGGCCTGTCCGTCGCATTCAGCTACGCCGGCAGCACGACGGAGACGTGGTGGGACGTGTCCATCGACACGGTGGAGGCGTGGCGACGGCAGGGGTACGCGTCGGCGGCGGCGCACGTGCTCATCGAGTCCATGCGCGCCCGAGGCAAGCGCGCGGTGTGGGCCGCCTTCGAGTCCAACACCGCGTCGCTCCAGCTCGCCGCCCGGCTCGGGTTCACCCCCGTGGCCCGGGTGGTCTCCCTCTTCCGCGAGGGCAGCGAGCGATAGCCGCCGCTCACCCGATGAACGCGGTGAGCGCCTTCAGCCAGACGACCACCGCCGCCGCGCCGGCATCGGGCACGCCGAGCGCACGGTCGCCCAGGTAGCTCGCGCGCCCCAGGCGCGGCTGCATGCGCGTCGTCGCTTCCGCGCCCTGCTCGGCCTCGCGGACACAGACGGCCCAGGCGTCGGCGGCTGAGCGACCCGCCTTCACCTCCCGGGCAAACGCATCCGCCGCCGGCCTCAGCGCATCCAGCATGGTGCGGTCTCCGGGTCGAGCGCCGCCCAACTCCGACACCGCATCCACCGCGACACCGAACGCTTCAGCCCACGCGGTGGCGTCCGGCGTCCGGTCCACCAGGTGACGCGCGGCGCGCAGCAGCGCGGTGGCATAGAACGGCCCCGAACTGCCACCGATGCTGCGGCGCAACGCATGCCAATCGCATTCAGTGCCCGAGTGGGACTCGTCCACGCCGACTCCGGCAGCTCGCGAATCGCCGCCGCGCCGCGCGCGAGACTGAGCCCCAAATCTCCATCCCCCGCCGCGCTGTCCAGCGCCGTCAGCCGAGCCTCCGCCGCGTCGAACGCGTCCGCCACCGCCAGTGCCGCCTGCTGGAAGCGGTCCATCCCCGGCTGCCGCTCCCCGGCCTCCACCGGCGGCTCCCGCTCGGGTGACACGTGCCGGGGCTCACGCACCGGCGCCACGCTCCCCGCCCCCGGCCAGGCCGGCGCCGTCGTCGCACTGTCCAGCCACGCCAGCCGCGCGTCGTCCACCTTCAACAGCGACAGCGAGCACCCCGGCATCTCCAGCGCGGAGAGGAACGTCCCGCTCCACGCCCGCTCCACGCGCACGCCCGCCTGGCGCAGCACCGCCAGCGCCCGCCTCGCGACGATGGCCAACTCCATGGGCGGTGTGCCCCCCAGGCCATTCACCAGCAGCGCCACCCTGTCGCCCGAGGAGATGCGCCGGTCCTCCAGAATCGTGGTCAGCAGCGTGTCCACCAGCGCATCCGCCGACTGCATCGGCACGCGCCGCACGCCCTGCTCGCCGTGGATGCCCAGGCCCAATTCCAGCTCGTCCTCGCCCAGCGTGAAGCCGGGCCGCCCCGCAGCCGGCACCGTGCACGGCCCCAGCGCCACCCCCATGGTGCCCAGTTCCGCCGCCGCGGCCACGGCCTCTCGCGCCACCTCCGCCAGCGACGCGCCTGACGCCGCGGCCGCCCCCGCCACCTTGTGCACCAGCACCGTCCCCGCGATGCCCCGGCGCCGCGCGGGCTCCACCGTGTCGTGCAGGGCCACGTCGTCGGCCACCACCACCGTCTCCACGGGAATCCCCTCCGCGCGCGCCAACTCCGCGGCGAGCCCGAAGTTCAGCCGGTCTCCCGTGTAGTTCTTCACCACCAGGAGCGCGCCCGCCGGGCCGGACACCGCGCGGATGGCGGCCAGCACCGCGTCCGTGCTCGGCGAGGTGAACACGTCCCCCGCCACCGCCGCGTCCAGCATGCCCGCCCCCACGTAGCCCGCGTGCGCCGGCTCGTGCCCGCTACCGCCTCCGGAGATGACAGCCACCTTCCGCTGGTGCACGTCCGGCGGCGTGTCCGCGCGCACCACCACCGTCTCCCCCTCCAGCAGGGCCTGTCCCGGAGCGAGCGCGACCAGTCCTTCGAGCATCTCCCGCACCACGGCGCGGGGCGCGTTGACGAGCTTCTTCACGGCGGTGTTCTCCTCGGTGAAGGGGGACGCCCAAGGTGGACGCGCCGCGTGGGCCCGTCAAGCACGACGCGTACGGCCGGTCTCCAACACGGGCCCGAGCGTCACAATCCCATCCGCGAGTCCCGGTGATAGGGTCCGCGGCATGGCCAAGTCCCCGTGCCCCGTGACCCTGTCGCAGTTCCTCGAGAAGGCCGAGCCGTTGAAGGTCGTCATCAACGGCCAGGAGATGCTCGCCGAGGTGAAGTCGTTCTCCACCGGCTCGTTCGGCTGGTACATCAACGGCAAGACGCTCGTCACCGTCGATGGCAAGCCCGTCTCGGTCCAGATTGGAATGAACCTCACCGTCGTCGGCTCCAAGGAGGCCGACCGGGGGACGCCGAGCACCCCTCCATCCGCGACGTAACACCCGGAGTGCGCGGAGGAGCCCCACGCTCCCCGCGCACCACGCGGCGCTTGTAGGATGGCGCCGCCTCTTCTTCCTGGAAGTCATCGTCATGTCCCTGCTGGAGCGTCTCCGGTCCCTGTTCTCCGACTCCGCCGCCCCCGCGTCGTCCACCGACGCCGGGGCCGCGCCCGCGCAGTCCGGCATCCCGGGCGCGGCGGAGCCCCCGACGCCCGTGGTCACCCGCTTCCTCCAGAAGGGCGAGGTGGTGGTGAAGGAGGGCGACTCCGGGACGTCCATGTTCGTCGTCCTGGAGGGCCGCGTCGCCGTGGCCCGCGAGGCGGAAGGCCAGGAGCCCCGCGTCGTCGAGCAGCTCGGCGCCGGCGAGTTCTTCGGCGAGCTGGCGCTGCTCACCGGCACCCCGCGCACCGCGAGCGTGGTGGCCCTGGAGGATGCCGTCGTCCTCGAGCTGGCCCAGACGGGCGACCGCGCGGCCTGGGCGGACTATGGCGTGGAGGGCGACAAGGTGGAGCAGACCGCCCG contains these protein-coding regions:
- a CDS encoding GNAT family N-acetyltransferase, yielding MFDPAPLLARLPDVPDRVWARGALLDAGASAIEWSDGRSALLNDDGEACIVGRPPRPQLLAFLERLAPGTEVVLSLEDARALGPVPGWGEEVAVVHVQHDPPPTPPVIRGTARVLEADEPLNLGHLPDDLARELTHARASSPLGVAFTEEGLSVAFSYAGSTTETWWDVSIDTVEAWRRQGYASAAAHVLIESMRARGKRAVWAAFESNTASLQLAARLGFTPVARVVSLFREGSER
- a CDS encoding DAK2 domain-containing protein produces the protein MDESHSGTECDWHALRRSIGGSSGPFYATALLRAARHLVDRTPDATAWAEAFGVAVDAVSELGGARPGDRTMLDALRPAADAFAREVKAGRSAADAWAVCVREAEQGAEATTRMQPRLGRASYLGDRALGVPDAGAAAVVVWLKALTAFIG